One Eubacterium sp. 1001713B170207_170306_E7 genomic region harbors:
- a CDS encoding MTAP family purine nucleoside phosphorylase: protein MLYYKADIGVIGGSGLYELYPDVKKIEVDTPYGKTSDAISLVTVGDKKVAFMPRHGKDHTLNPSEINYRANIDAFAQLGIRALISPCCVGSLRPEIAPGDFVVTDQFINMTSGRRDTFNESPNVVHLSSADPYDSGLRQIALEEAEKLGIKTHDGGTIVVINGPRFSTRAESRMFAMMGADVVNMTQYPEGYLCLEKGIPVVNIALITDYDAGLEGRPDIKPVQAEDVVRVLEDNNDRVKQLIFKMIERI, encoded by the coding sequence ATGTTATATTATAAAGCAGATATCGGCGTGATCGGCGGTTCCGGTCTCTATGAGCTGTATCCGGACGTTAAGAAGATTGAGGTGGATACACCCTACGGCAAAACCTCTGACGCCATCAGCCTGGTGACCGTTGGCGATAAAAAGGTGGCCTTTATGCCAAGACACGGCAAGGACCATACCCTGAACCCATCCGAGATCAACTATCGGGCCAACATCGATGCTTTTGCCCAGCTGGGAATCCGGGCGCTGATCTCACCCTGCTGCGTGGGCTCGCTGCGTCCGGAGATCGCACCCGGCGATTTTGTGGTCACCGACCAGTTTATCAACATGACCTCAGGCCGCAGGGATACCTTTAACGAGTCCCCCAATGTGGTGCATCTGAGCTCAGCCGATCCCTACGATTCCGGCCTGCGCCAGATTGCTCTCGAGGAAGCGGAAAAACTGGGCATCAAAACCCACGACGGCGGCACCATTGTCGTGATCAACGGACCGAGGTTCTCAACCCGTGCCGAAAGCCGCATGTTCGCCATGATGGGAGCTGACGTGGTCAATATGACCCAGTATCCGGAGGGGTACCTGTGTCTGGAAAAGGGCATTCCGGTTGTCAACATCGCCCTGATCACAGACTACGACGCCGGACTGGAGGGCCGCCCGGATATCAAGCCGGTACAGGCTGAGGATGTGGTGCGCGTGCTCGAGGATAACAACGACCGTGTAAAACAGCTGATTTTTAAGATGATTGAACGCATATAA
- a CDS encoding nitrogen-fixing protein NifU encodes MEYSHEVNSMCCVASNANHGCAPIPEEGRWVQAKEVKDISGLTHGVGWCAPQQGACKLTLNVKDGIIQEALIETIGCSGMTHSAAMASEILPGKTILEALNTDLVCDAINTAMRELFLQIVYGRTQTAFSEDGLPVGAGLEDLGKGLRSQVGTMYGTLAKGPRYLEMAEGYVTKVALNEKDEIIGYAFVQLGKMMENIKKGMDPKEAMDAASGQYGQFDGAAKYIDPRNE; translated from the coding sequence ATGGAATATTCTCATGAAGTAAATAGTATGTGCTGCGTAGCCAGCAATGCAAACCACGGCTGTGCCCCAATCCCTGAAGAAGGCAGATGGGTACAGGCAAAAGAAGTTAAAGACATTTCCGGTTTAACACATGGTGTAGGCTGGTGCGCCCCTCAGCAGGGTGCCTGTAAATTAACCTTAAATGTAAAGGACGGTATCATTCAGGAAGCCCTGATTGAAACCATCGGCTGCTCTGGCATGACACACTCCGCCGCGATGGCGTCTGAAATCCTGCCGGGTAAAACAATTCTTGAAGCCCTGAATACAGACCTTGTCTGCGACGCCATCAATACCGCCATGCGCGAGCTGTTTTTACAGATCGTTTATGGCCGTACTCAGACCGCTTTCTCTGAAGATGGTCTTCCGGTCGGTGCTGGCCTTGAAGACCTGGGCAAAGGCCTCAGAAGCCAGGTTGGCACCATGTACGGTACACTGGCAAAAGGACCGCGTTACCTGGAAATGGCAGAAGGCTATGTCACAAAGGTCGCTTTAAACGAAAAAGACGAAATCATCGGTTACGCTTTCGTACAGCTCGGCAAAATGATGGAAAACATCAAAAAGGGCATGGATCCGAAAGAAGCCATGGACGCAGCTTCCGGCCAGTATGGACAGTTCGATGGTGCTGCTAAGTACATCGACCCGAGAAACGAATAG
- a CDS encoding isochorismatase family cysteine hydrolase: MDQALILIDYTYDFVAPDGKLTAGAPAQAIDDNLAAAVSETLEAGGMVFVVNDLHLENDETHPETRLFPPHNLLGSPGRAVYGKTAERLRSYQALENRQVFYMDKLRYSAFAGTALDILLRQNQIWNLELAGVCTDICVLHTAISAYNLGYAVTVHRNRVASFNAEGHKWALEHFKSSLGFTVV; this comes from the coding sequence ATGGATCAGGCACTCATTCTGATTGATTATACCTATGATTTTGTAGCGCCCGACGGCAAGCTGACCGCCGGCGCGCCCGCCCAGGCCATTGATGATAATCTGGCCGCCGCCGTCTCTGAGACCCTTGAGGCCGGCGGCATGGTTTTTGTGGTGAACGATCTGCATCTGGAAAACGACGAGACGCATCCCGAAACCAGGCTGTTTCCGCCCCATAATCTTTTGGGAAGCCCCGGCAGAGCGGTGTATGGAAAGACCGCTGAGCGGCTGAGAAGCTATCAGGCGCTTGAAAACAGGCAGGTTTTTTACATGGACAAGCTCCGCTACTCGGCCTTTGCCGGGACCGCTCTGGATATCCTGCTCAGGCAGAACCAGATCTGGAACCTGGAGCTGGCTGGCGTGTGCACAGACATCTGTGTTCTGCACACGGCCATCAGCGCCTATAATCTGGGTTATGCGGTCACCGTTCACAGAAACCGTGTGGCGAGTTTTAATGCCGAGGGCCACAAGTGGGCGCTGGAGCATTTCAAGTCATCACTGGGATTTACAGTAGTATAA
- a CDS encoding iron chelate uptake ABC transporter family permease subunit: MKIKLKKYAMPLSIAGCLILIYLCTIVGITSIPFGEANRILLHEVLHLPVNMDGISAGNIAIIWNVRLPRVILGFLTGGALAVCGAAYQGIFKNPMADPFILGVSSGAALGASIGIVMHFSTGFLGLNGIAVLAFVGAFLAIFLVYNISKVGRKVPVASLLLSGIAVSQSLTAFMSLLMIFNVQSMNQIMFWTMGSLNGKGWSQVITVLPYVIIGCLILFTTVRELDIMLLGEDAATQLGVNTDHLKKKVLVVSSVITAAVVSVTGIIGFVGLVVPHIVRILSGPKHRILLPFSLVFGGTFLIICDTLARTVSSQEIPVGIITAAFGGPFFIYLLRKSKKGGTR; encoded by the coding sequence ATGAAAATAAAGTTAAAAAAATACGCGATGCCCTTATCCATTGCAGGGTGCCTGATCTTAATTTATTTATGCACCATCGTAGGCATTACCTCCATTCCCTTTGGCGAGGCCAACCGGATTTTGCTGCATGAAGTCCTGCACCTGCCTGTGAATATGGATGGCATCTCTGCCGGCAACATTGCGATTATCTGGAATGTCCGGCTGCCACGGGTCATTCTGGGCTTTCTGACAGGTGGGGCGCTGGCGGTCTGCGGCGCAGCCTACCAGGGGATTTTTAAGAATCCCATGGCGGATCCTTTTATTCTGGGGGTTTCCTCCGGCGCTGCGCTGGGCGCTTCCATCGGCATTGTCATGCATTTTTCAACAGGCTTCCTGGGATTGAACGGAATCGCTGTTTTGGCCTTTGTAGGCGCCTTTCTGGCGATCTTTTTAGTGTACAACATTTCAAAGGTCGGGAGAAAAGTGCCGGTTGCGTCCCTTCTGCTGAGCGGGATCGCCGTGAGCCAGTCGCTGACGGCTTTTATGTCCCTGCTTATGATTTTCAATGTTCAGAGCATGAATCAGATTATGTTCTGGACCATGGGCAGTCTGAACGGTAAGGGATGGAGCCAGGTAATCACTGTTTTGCCTTACGTTATTATCGGGTGCCTGATTTTATTCACCACGGTCCGGGAGCTGGATATCATGCTTCTCGGTGAGGATGCTGCCACACAACTGGGTGTCAATACCGACCACCTGAAGAAAAAGGTGCTGGTTGTCTCATCGGTGATCACCGCGGCGGTGGTCTCTGTGACCGGGATTATCGGCTTTGTCGGCCTGGTGGTGCCGCACATTGTGCGGATTTTATCCGGGCCCAAGCACCGGATTCTGCTGCCCTTTTCACTGGTATTCGGCGGCACCTTCCTCATTATCTGTGACACGCTGGCCCGGACGGTTTCCTCACAGGAAATCCCCGTCGGGATCATCACCGCTGCCTTTGGCGGCCCCTTCTTTATTTACCTTCTGCGT
- a CDS encoding sugar phosphate isomerase/epimerase: MKYSMFSWFGYFMPFEERIDVIKAAGFDEVMISWEDECEPYHLEKEKFPDIVRSKELGITNIHAPFIGYNDIWEKEPAQTRELLETFVSFVRDCRTFEIPAVVVHTNDLDLGPYKWENGLAFFSALAEAGEKYGVDIAVENVSRPFLLKGLLDAIHTDHFGMCYDSSHDYMLHCGRGKILKTYKDRIKALHLSDNDLHIDRHWIPGEGEIPFGEVMPEILSTGIDFISYEVIASEEWKKREPLDFCRAVRSSLDLDNNNF; encoded by the coding sequence ATGAAATACAGTATGTTTTCGTGGTTTGGCTACTTCATGCCCTTTGAGGAGCGCATTGACGTGATCAAAGCCGCCGGCTTTGACGAGGTCATGATTTCCTGGGAGGACGAGTGCGAGCCCTACCATCTGGAAAAAGAAAAATTTCCAGACATTGTGCGGAGCAAAGAGCTTGGGATCACCAATATTCACGCGCCCTTTATTGGTTATAACGACATTTGGGAAAAGGAGCCTGCACAAACCAGAGAGCTTTTAGAAACCTTTGTCAGCTTTGTGCGGGACTGCCGAACCTTTGAGATTCCGGCTGTGGTGGTGCACACCAATGATCTGGACCTCGGCCCCTATAAGTGGGAAAACGGCCTAGCCTTTTTCTCAGCGCTGGCGGAGGCCGGAGAGAAGTACGGAGTGGATATCGCAGTCGAAAATGTGTCGCGCCCGTTTTTGCTGAAAGGCCTGCTGGACGCCATTCATACCGACCATTTTGGCATGTGCTATGACAGTTCCCATGATTATATGCTGCACTGCGGCAGAGGAAAGATCCTCAAAACCTATAAAGACCGCATCAAGGCGCTGCACCTGTCCGATAACGACCTGCACATCGACCGGCACTGGATACCGGGCGAGGGAGAGATTCCCTTCGGTGAGGTCATGCCGGAGATTTTGAGTACGGGGATCGACTTTATCTCCTACGAGGTCATTGCCAGCGAAGAATGGAAAAAGCGGGAGCCCCTTGATTTCTGCCGTGCGGTTCGCAGCAGTCTGGACCTGGATAACAATAATTTCTAA
- a CDS encoding DUF2284 domain-containing protein codes for MDYIHKFSIGPVEMDKMLEEYHQLRKTRRYCAACPNYNKYWSCPDYAFDEALFLKEFKYMYLIAREYEIPREDRQKIFGIQPVAEYCKQVMQAMKVESWKDLLDLEAEFPGTLSLMPGNCHVCDISGEGCAKPKGQKCRHPELMRFSLESLGFDVDAICKYEIGVLLLWPKEGHLPEKLCAVMALMSNEKISMDAIKAHFPDAKKSWLRFSDTAPEARNEVRPSVKRQESWIDNMKKQNLEKAEDPAYKPQKSWIGFKSEALDSGEYVKERPWREEAPEEAPAAPEETAALAEEMIESSAEPVPDAEPEAAAAEPLAQPDTTSSEDEEDAKYKWLGFKRSVEEAEEELKKRPIPKFNVPEEEEKEEKPEENAAAEPEAAAEPPVAEPAPQAAEAPAAAVPEAEPVQPAAKPQPEPAQAPEPVEEEIELLDASSVANVLSAAIEIAKDVVGDDFIPDEAPVFNDPAPAPQASDADSAPAEEEDDSKYKWLGFKATNLDEDDGLKKGGWKKNY; via the coding sequence ATGGATTATATTCACAAATTTAGCATCGGTCCGGTGGAAATGGACAAAATGCTCGAAGAGTATCATCAACTGCGAAAAACCCGCCGCTACTGCGCGGCTTGTCCCAACTACAACAAATATTGGTCCTGCCCGGACTATGCCTTCGACGAGGCTTTGTTTTTAAAGGAATTCAAATATATGTATCTGATCGCCAGAGAATATGAAATTCCGAGGGAAGACCGCCAGAAAATTTTTGGGATTCAGCCGGTGGCCGAGTACTGCAAGCAGGTCATGCAGGCCATGAAGGTTGAATCCTGGAAGGATCTTCTGGATCTGGAAGCCGAATTTCCGGGAACGTTGTCCTTAATGCCAGGCAACTGTCATGTCTGCGATATTTCCGGTGAGGGCTGCGCCAAGCCGAAGGGACAGAAGTGCCGCCATCCGGAGCTTATGCGTTTCTCGCTCGAATCCCTGGGCTTTGACGTGGACGCCATCTGTAAGTATGAAATCGGTGTGCTCCTGCTCTGGCCAAAGGAAGGCCATCTGCCGGAAAAACTGTGCGCGGTCATGGCGCTTATGAGCAATGAAAAGATTTCAATGGACGCGATTAAAGCCCATTTTCCGGACGCCAAAAAGAGCTGGCTGCGTTTTTCAGACACAGCGCCCGAAGCCCGGAACGAGGTGCGTCCAAGCGTTAAACGCCAGGAAAGCTGGATCGACAACATGAAAAAGCAGAATCTTGAAAAAGCAGAGGATCCTGCCTACAAGCCGCAGAAGAGCTGGATTGGCTTTAAAAGCGAAGCTCTGGACAGCGGTGAATATGTCAAGGAACGCCCCTGGCGGGAGGAAGCACCTGAGGAAGCCCCGGCAGCGCCTGAAGAAACCGCGGCGCTGGCCGAGGAAATGATTGAGTCCAGCGCAGAACCCGTGCCGGATGCCGAACCGGAGGCCGCCGCGGCGGAACCACTGGCTCAGCCCGACACTACATCCTCTGAGGACGAGGAGGACGCCAAATACAAATGGCTCGGTTTTAAACGGAGCGTCGAGGAAGCGGAGGAAGAACTAAAAAAACGTCCGATTCCCAAATTTAACGTGCCTGAGGAAGAAGAAAAAGAAGAAAAACCGGAAGAAAATGCTGCGGCAGAACCGGAAGCAGCAGCGGAGCCCCCGGTGGCAGAACCCGCCCCGCAGGCCGCGGAAGCTCCGGCAGCCGCAGTGCCAGAAGCGGAACCTGTTCAGCCAGCGGCAAAGCCGCAGCCTGAACCCGCCCAGGCACCCGAACCCGTTGAGGAAGAGATTGAGCTGCTGGATGCCTCCAGTGTGGCCAATGTGCTCAGCGCTGCCATCGAAATCGCCAAGGATGTTGTCGGCGACGATTTTATCCCGGATGAGGCGCCTGTATTTAATGACCCTGCGCCCGCTCCGCAGGCCTCGGACGCAGATTCGGCTCCGGCAGAGGAAGAGGATGACTCCAAGTACAAGTGGCTGGGCTTTAAGGCCACAAATCTGGACGAGGACGACGGCCTTAAAAAGGGCGGTTGGAAGAAAAACTATTAA
- a CDS encoding ABC transporter substrate-binding protein, translated as MKKRVLKSLLMALACAALLSGAAGCSSKDQGSGSVSGAVTGDTAYPVSITDDLGNNVEIEKEPTKIVSLSPANTEILFALGVGDKVVGKTDYCNYPEEAAQVATIGDYNNPNVEKIISLAPDVILAGDLISDDVRSQLEATGAKVITYTPMSVDAVESTIINTGKVVNTNDKAREITDSMTKKYEEIKEKAAAADPQKSVFIDIGGYYSAGDNSLLGNMLKDINAKNIASDAGTDWPQLSVEQIIAKNPDVYVSFFTTPDEIKKVPGFDQINAVKNNAIVYYEMLSPDSDLIQRPGPRIVDGLELLATAVYPDQFK; from the coding sequence ATGAAAAAGAGAGTATTGAAAAGTTTGCTGATGGCCCTGGCCTGTGCGGCGCTGTTATCTGGCGCGGCGGGCTGCAGTTCAAAGGATCAGGGGAGCGGCAGCGTGTCCGGCGCAGTGACCGGAGACACCGCTTATCCCGTTTCCATTACCGATGATCTGGGAAATAATGTGGAAATCGAAAAGGAACCCACAAAGATCGTTTCTCTGTCGCCCGCGAATACCGAAATCCTGTTCGCGCTGGGTGTGGGAGACAAGGTGGTCGGAAAGACAGATTACTGCAATTATCCGGAGGAAGCCGCCCAGGTGGCAACCATCGGTGATTACAATAACCCCAATGTGGAAAAGATTATTTCTTTGGCGCCGGACGTTATTCTGGCGGGTGATCTGATCAGCGATGACGTCCGCAGCCAGCTTGAAGCCACGGGCGCGAAGGTCATTACCTATACACCGATGTCAGTAGACGCGGTGGAAAGCACCATCATCAACACAGGTAAGGTGGTTAACACCAATGATAAGGCCAGGGAAATCACTGACAGCATGACGAAAAAATACGAAGAAATCAAGGAAAAGGCAGCGGCGGCTGACCCGCAGAAATCCGTTTTTATTGATATCGGTGGTTACTACAGCGCTGGGGACAACTCCCTGCTGGGCAACATGCTCAAGGATATTAACGCCAAAAACATTGCCTCCGACGCCGGCACAGACTGGCCGCAGCTGAGCGTTGAACAGATCATCGCAAAGAACCCGGATGTCTATGTGTCCTTCTTTACCACACCGGACGAAATTAAAAAGGTACCGGGCTTTGACCAGATCAATGCGGTTAAGAATAACGCCATTGTCTACTATGAAATGCTTTCTCCGGACAGCGACCTGATCCAGCGTCCAGGACCCCGTATTGTCGATGGACTGGAGCTTCTGGCTACAGCGGTCTACCCGGACCAATTTAAGTAA
- the mtnA gene encoding S-methyl-5-thioribose-1-phosphate isomerase — MKPVYYENGALKMLDQTLLPTEEVTHSYTDYREIAVAIVDMIVRGAPAIGVTAGYGVYFGALEFEKLPQQAFLKEMETVCQVLRATRPTAVNLFWAVDRMEGVIKANAEKTPVAITALLKAEADAICAEDIQMCRDMGAYGAELIHRKDTILTHCNAGALATADYGTALGVVRAAWEAGKEISVYADETRPFLQGARLTAYELHKDGIPVTLITDNMAGWMMKQGKIDCVVVGADRIARNGDVANKIGTYSVSILAKAHGIPFYVAAPTSTIDFNMWSGEDIVIEERDTREISHIKGQQIAPDGVRMENPAFDVTPHQNVTAIITEKGVVYPPFDLSIPRLQNE; from the coding sequence ATGAAACCTGTTTATTATGAAAACGGCGCTTTAAAAATGCTTGACCAGACTCTGCTGCCAACCGAGGAGGTAACGCACAGTTACACCGACTACCGTGAGATTGCCGTCGCCATTGTGGATATGATTGTCCGCGGCGCGCCGGCCATCGGCGTGACTGCCGGGTACGGCGTTTATTTTGGCGCGTTGGAATTTGAGAAGCTGCCGCAGCAGGCCTTTTTAAAAGAAATGGAGACTGTCTGCCAGGTGCTCCGTGCAACCCGGCCGACCGCGGTCAACCTGTTTTGGGCAGTGGACCGGATGGAAGGCGTGATCAAGGCCAACGCGGAAAAAACACCGGTGGCGATCACGGCGCTTTTGAAAGCCGAGGCGGACGCCATCTGCGCCGAGGATATCCAGATGTGCCGGGATATGGGCGCTTACGGCGCAGAGCTGATCCACCGCAAGGATACCATCCTGACCCACTGTAACGCAGGCGCCCTCGCCACAGCCGATTACGGGACAGCCCTCGGTGTTGTGCGCGCCGCCTGGGAGGCAGGGAAAGAAATTTCCGTCTACGCCGATGAGACAAGACCCTTTCTGCAGGGAGCCCGTCTGACCGCCTACGAGCTGCACAAGGACGGCATTCCGGTCACGCTGATCACAGACAATATGGCTGGCTGGATGATGAAGCAGGGAAAGATTGACTGTGTGGTGGTAGGTGCGGACCGCATTGCCCGAAATGGCGATGTGGCTAACAAGATCGGAACCTACAGCGTGTCCATTCTGGCAAAGGCTCACGGTATTCCCTTCTACGTGGCGGCGCCGACCTCAACCATTGATTTTAATATGTGGTCTGGCGAGGATATTGTCATTGAAGAGCGGGATACCCGTGAGATCAGCCATATCAAGGGACAGCAGATTGCCCCGGACGGCGTGCGCATGGAAAACCCGGCCTTTGACGTCACCCCGCATCAGAATGTTACGGCCATCATCACCGAGAAGGGCGTTGTGTATCCGCCCTTTGACCTGAGCATCCCCAGGCTTCAGAATGAATAG